From the Winogradskyella forsetii genome, the window AGTGCGCCTTCTGGAGGACCTTTAGTGCAGCATGCCTTGGTAACTTTGATGGAAGCACATCATCAAGGTAAAATATCGGTTGAAAAAATTGTGGAAAAAGCCTGTCATAATCCAGCGATTTTATTCAATGTAGAAAAGCGAGGTTATATAAAAGAAGGTTATTTTGCCGATTTGGTCATTATAGACCCTCAAAGCCCTTGGTCAGTAAATAAAAGTAATATTTTGTATAAATGTGGTTGGTCTCCTTTTGAAGGCAACACGTTTAAAAGTAGAATAACGCACACCTTTGTAAACGGTCAATTGGCTTATAACAATTTCAAGGTTTTGGACGTTAAAGCAGGACAACGATTGACTTTTGATAGATGAAAATGATAAAACGATTAAGTGTTATAATAGTTCTAAGTTTTTTGATGGTGGCATGCCAAGATTTTGACCGACCAAAAAAACCGGATAATTTGATTTCAAAGGCACAAATGACCGAACTTTTGTATGACTTATATATCATTAATGCAGCCAAAGGCGTAAACCGTAAAACTTTGGAAAACAATAGCTTCAACCCAGAAAACTATATTTTGGAAAAATACAATATTGATAGTACCCAATTTGCAGAAAGTAACACCTACTATGCTTTTGAAACCGAAACCTATAGTGCTATTGTAGAGCAAGTAAAGGCAAGATTGGAAAAAGAGAAGGATATATATGAAGCTATAAAGCAAAAACAAGATGACTCCATTCAAAAGCGCAGAGATTCTATTGGTAAAAAAGCAAAACGAAAAAAAGATTCCTTAAAAAAAGTTCTTGATAGTATTGGTGTTAAAGATATGCGCTCTAAACCTCCTTTAAATATAGCAGACTCACTTCAGGAATTGATTCGTCCATAGGTTTAAACTCAAAGTCCAAAGCATTTTTTACTTTAGAATTATCATATTTTGTAATACTTACGGTAGATTTTGCTGCTTGTTTAGATAAACTTCTACGTTTGCCAAAAAGATGATGTTTCAACCAATCTAATCGCCAAGCAATTCCTAAAAGCCACGGTTTAGCTTCTCTTTTTGGTGGATGAACCTCTAAGCTATTAGCAATTTTGGTTTGTAAGGTTTTAAAACTTAAGTTTTCAGACACTACTATAAAAGCTTCATTTTTAATGGTACTATCCATAAGCCTTTGCATAATATTAACAACATCCCAAATATCTACACAACCAGTAACACCATTGGTGTAATAAGGCATGCCTCTGTAAATGCGCTTAAATAAATTACCACTACTGCCACCATTCCAATAACCAGCACCTATAATAATTCCTGGGTTTACTATGATGGCATCCAAACCTTCCTGAGTGCCGCGCCACACTTCAAGTTCTGCGCCATATTTAGTGATGGCATAAACACTATTATCATCCTCTGGGTTCCAATCGGTTTGCTCATCAATTAATTTGTTAGGATCAACATGATGCCCAATTGCTGCAATAGAACTGACATAGCACAATTTTTTAACTTGCTGGCTGAGGGATAAATTAACAATATTCGCCGTGCCTTCAATATTTATTTTTCGTAATAATTTGTATTTGTCAGGTTCAAAAGAGACAAAAGCAGCACAATGGTAAACCTGGGTAATACCTTTAAAAGCCAGTTGAAGTTTTGGAATATCATTGATATCTGCCTCAATCCATTCAATTTTGTTAAAAAGTGCTTCAGCATCATCCGAAAAATAGGAAAAGACATGTTTAACACGACTTAAAGTTTTTTCACGTCTGTATATTGCACGAATGGCCGTGTTGCTTTTCAAAAGTTGAAAAAGCAAATGTGAACCCACCAAACCTGTGCCTCCTGTGACTAAAATCATAGGGTAAAGTTACGCTTTTTTAGATTTGTCTTTTGTCTTTAACCACGGAAACATATCTTTGCGCCAATCAATTTTCAAACTAAAAAACAATGGCGAATAAATTTGTAGAGGAATTACGTTGGAGAGGTATGGTCCACGACATCATGCCTGGAACCGAAGAGCAATTAGACCTAGAGATGACAACGGCCTATATTGGTTTTGATCCTACTTCAGATGCGTTGCATATTGGAAGTTTGGTACCTATAATTTTATTGGTGCATTTAGAAAAAGTAGGTCATAAACCTATTGCATTAGTGGGTGGAGCGACTGGTATGATTGGTGATCCTTCC encodes:
- a CDS encoding DUF4296 domain-containing protein; its protein translation is MKMIKRLSVIIVLSFLMVACQDFDRPKKPDNLISKAQMTELLYDLYIINAAKGVNRKTLENNSFNPENYILEKYNIDSTQFAESNTYYAFETETYSAIVEQVKARLEKEKDIYEAIKQKQDDSIQKRRDSIGKKAKRKKDSLKKVLDSIGVKDMRSKPPLNIADSLQELIRP
- a CDS encoding NAD-dependent epimerase/dehydratase family protein, which produces MILVTGGTGLVGSHLLFQLLKSNTAIRAIYRREKTLSRVKHVFSYFSDDAEALFNKIEWIEADINDIPKLQLAFKGITQVYHCAAFVSFEPDKYKLLRKINIEGTANIVNLSLSQQVKKLCYVSSIAAIGHHVDPNKLIDEQTDWNPEDDNSVYAITKYGAELEVWRGTQEGLDAIIVNPGIIIGAGYWNGGSSGNLFKRIYRGMPYYTNGVTGCVDIWDVVNIMQRLMDSTIKNEAFIVVSENLSFKTLQTKIANSLEVHPPKREAKPWLLGIAWRLDWLKHHLFGKRRSLSKQAAKSTVSITKYDNSKVKNALDFEFKPMDESIPEVSLLYLKEV